The proteins below come from a single Bombus pyrosoma isolate SC7728 linkage group LG10, ASM1482585v1, whole genome shotgun sequence genomic window:
- the LOC122571750 gene encoding jouberin-like isoform X3 — MELQTVLTKNRKKRQNETNLRPLINKANYKTNFQDSDNEHSFSNNANITEYMEDSFPMFNRDTSKLFTNTDSMNSSEFASKSVDVIVDIHQEYKEEKSHDNNIEHDGASNKKNSFLKESENVKAFSTKNIFHEKIEKSKTNSKHENLSRDDDDIKVVDSLDLIEEFGESPVAKKNGKEIQTVSNNKLSDKLSKKNINQSSVEGKLHGRKQWITPKDEKEEVKKPTRKRWSKDNTVIRLPETRNTSWTIVSSESASSLVQRSEKPLPATRSFLKKSLFGFDNEAFDSEEILTIETDHNRSNPKIRMKRMIHDPEQMELSTFDSRSIRDSLSEENKSFKETAIVTEDLKESANLDSETSENRRRNAILDVERIDKFNRGDISLKDRRNRGLRNKRSFAEKSNENTSNISNSSQSLEEITAQSDDDSKEVSMKDDRFLIRSGRKHFVNSRRHSKENSLPVTEDDLDEDRLKHSNQYSVTTSENDDFDENRAKEINNEAKLKRSKTKKKKSKFIEHQLQKKDKEKRLSKNLTSNVNVEESSKRKKKRKKKDDIKYISVTIHRTDVLKIDYVTKHPMVKVHIVKAENGKYLKNEHGACTYLQPVITGKFDFKENKSIVPVWEEELIFEHDFKELLKIDNEQVVILFEIVDLLSFAEASFNYDKFGHEGCWYKVAWAFLKPVGRNQVLHINKKVRLQLYKPRKNSQKFDRFHTCEVYTWWKSNVREKYPSSLFVTAKSIDQPKLEPVLYRQLSLYDLSNTRNESHGVSVHTSNPINLPKWTRLAAQSCKIPNEIFFETDIGENGCFYIAFSNDGKYLACCFSEEHDYPILVYEVEPKKIYVRFSGHKTFVYSLNWSNNDNYLLSVSSDQTARIWDVQNRIVEHIQMMPHPSYVYCGKFDPDISSIVVTGCYDRIARIWIEDKKSKNWDLSQELEGHEGFINSMYFQKNSDLLTADSVGIIIIWMLKKSRKISSMKEWHISRKIKVREIDGIIINTIILHPLESRLLVHSRNNGLRMLDLATGVVLQKYNKLNNQRIQSTACISPCGNLIFCGGEDSSLNVWNLETGNLLAKYTFDRHYRAVTCVDYHPYDHILAFSTFGSPASVRILRFNKDATDEDIGLKMMRETENTVNNSDVPMRFLKTSVMPKEKLRSSNSKKVIEETFHTKEKSLQSNQSHNSSLLKFSDSVFEKDKYSDKMYHDTKMKLQRLNEAGQTMKSRSANRLYNIIEKIDRILSNSSKSSGDIESGRNFTLLQQSSESKVLTFLNENIEKQKKKLKKNKSAYLTIEDQSSSYFESNTTSSDKLKVVECYTLQSERTNDRNRKERSRSAKEMRNSNISKDDTTKTFSDSATNYQKIKVYDEITKTLLQENIEPDFAIEMEENNKKSITYKSNRLRKDDSDSTDSAGTYIIEKNDVKDSDKDSTKMFENRNIDLNDTENDSNIKDSRSGSSVLSNATFTIENEIPISTPKRNGP; from the exons ATGGAATTGCAAACTGTATTAACAAAGAATAggaagaaaagacaaaatgaaacgaatctaCGACCGCTCATAAATAAAGCTAATTACAAAACTAATTTTCAAGATAGCGACAATGAGCATTCGTTTTCTAATAACGCAAATATCACAGAATATATGGAAGATTCTTTCCCAATGTTTAATAGAGATACGtccaaattatttactaatacAGACTCTATGAATTCATCGGAATTTGCATCGAAATCAGTGGACGTTATCGTTGATATTCATCAGgaatataaagaagaaaaatcacaTGATAATAACATCGAACATGATGGAGCatcaaataagaaaaattcatttctgaAGGAATCCGAAAATGTGAAAGCGTTTtcgacaaaaaatatttttcacgagaAGATCGAGAAATCAAAAACCAATTCAAAACATGAAAATCTTTCAAGAGACGATGATGATATAAAAGTCGTAGATTCGTTAGATTTGATAGAAGAATTTGGAGAATCTCCGGTCGctaaaaaaaatggaaaagagatTCAAACGGtgagtaataataaattaagcgataaattaagtaaaaagaatattaatcaGTCGTCTGTCGAGGGAAAGTTACATGGCAGAAAACAATGGATTACGCCTAAAgatgagaaagaagaagtaaagAAACCAACGAGAAAACGATGGTCGAAAGATAACACCGTAATTCGATTACCAGAGACCAGGAACACTTCTTGGACGATTGTATCTTCAGAAAGTGCATCTTCGCTTGTTCAACGTTCAGAGAAACCACTACCAGCAACTAGATCGTTCTTAAAGAAATCATTGTTCGGGTTTGATAATGAGGCCTTCGATTCGGAAGAAATTCTCACGATTGAAACTGATCATAATCGAAGCAACCCAAAAATCAGGATGAAGAGAATGATTCACGATCCAGAACAAATGGAGCTTTCTACTTTCGATAGTCGAAGCATTCGAGATTCGTTGAGCGAAGAAAATAAGAGTTTCAAGGAAACAGCGATTGTGACCGAAGATTTGAAGGAGTCTGCAAATTTGGACAGTGAAACGTCTGAGAATCGAAGGAGGAATGCAATATTAGATGTTGAAcgtattgataaatttaaccGCGGTGATATATCTTTGAAAGATAGAAGGAATCGTGGATTAAGAAATAAGAGAAGTTTTGCAGAAAAGAGTAACGAAAATACTTCTAATATTTCGAATAGCTCTCAGAGCTTGGAGGAAATCACTGCGCAATCGGATGACGATTCTAAGGAAGTATCGATGAAAGATGATCGATTTTTGATAAGAAGTGGTCGAAAGCATTTCGTTAACAGTCGAAGGCATTCCAAGGAAAATTCACTACCTGTTACTGAAGATGATCTCGATGAAGATCGTTTAAAACATTCTAATCAATATTCGGTGACTACTTCCGAAAACGATGATTTTGACGAAAATCGCGCTAAAGAAATTAACAATGAAGCTAAGTTAAAAAGGtctaaaacaaagaaaaagaaatcgaaatttatagAACATCAGTTGcagaaaaaagacaaagaaaagagGCTTTCTAAAAATTTGACGTCGAATGTCAATGTCGAAGAAAGttcaaaaaggaagaaaaagaggaagaagaaagacgatataaagtatatatccGTAACGATTCATAGAACAGATGTGTTGAAGATTGATTACGTGACGAAACATCCTATGGTTAAGGTTCATATAGTAAAGGCTGAAAATGGgaagtatttgaaaaatgaacatGGTGCGTGTACGTATTTGCAGCCTGTAATAACTGGGAAATTTGACTTCAAAGAAAATAAGTCTATAGTTCCGGTATGGGAGGAAGAACTTATCTTCGAACATGATTTCAAAGAGcttttgaaaattgataatgAACAGGTTGTGATACTTTTTGAAATCGTCGATCTTCTGAGTTTTGCCGAGGCCAGCTTcaattatgataaatttg GTCATGAAGGTTGTTGGTACAAGGTTGCATGGGCGTTTTTAAAACCTGTAGGACGAAACCAGGTGTTACATATTAACAAAAAAGTCAGATTACAACTGTATAAACCTCGAAAGAATTCGCAAAAATTTGATAGATTTCATACGTGTGAA GTGTATACGTGGTGGAAATCGAACGTCCGAGAAAAGTATCCTAGCAGTTTATTTGTTACCGCAAAATCCATCGACCAGCCTAAATTAGAACCTGTTCTTTATCGGCAATTATCGTTATATGATTTATCCAACACACGTAATGAATCACATGGGGTGTCTGTTCATACTTCAAACCCTATAAACCTGCCAAAATGGACTAGATTAGCCGCACAGTCATGTAAAATaccaaatgaaattttcttcgaaacggATATTGGCGAAAATGGATGTTTTTACATTGCTTTTAGTAACGACGGCAAATATTTGGCTTGTTGCTTTTCCGAAGAGCACGACTATCCCATTCTCGTCTACGAg GTTGAACCAAAGAAGATCTACGTACGGTTTTCAGGACATAAAACTTTCGTTTACTCCCTCAACTGGTCCaacaatgataattatttgctTTCTGTTTCATCTGATCAAACTGCTCGTATTTGGGATGTACAGAATCGAATTGTAGAACATATACAa ATGATGCCTCATCCATCCTACGTGTACTGTGGCAAATTTGATCCCGATATTTCTTCGATAGTAGTAACTGGTTGTTACGATCGCATAGCACGTATTTGGATAGAAGATAAGAAGTCGAAAAATTGGGATCTTAGCCAAGAATTAGAGGGTCACGAAggatttataaattctatgtATTTCCAGAAGAATAGTGACTTATTAACAGCGGATAGTGTCGGAATAATAATCATATGGATGTTGAAAAAGAGTCGAAAAATATCATCCATGAAGGAATGGCACATATCACGAAAGATAAAGGTCAGAGAAATCGAcggtataataattaacacaaTTATTTTACATCCCTTGGAGTCCAGACTTCTCGTTCATTCAAGAAACAATGGATTAAGAATGTTAGATCTCGCAACTGGAGTAGTATTgcaaaagtataataaattgaataatcaAAG AATACAATCAACAGCTTGTATTTCTCCATGTGGCAATTTGATCTTTTGCGGTGGCGAAGATTCATCTTTGAACGTGTGGAATTTAGAAACCGGGAATCTTCTCGCAAAATATACGTTTGATCGACATTATCGAGCTGTGACTTGTGTAGATTATCATCCATACGATCACATATTAGCTTTTTCGACTTTTGGTAGTCCTGCTTCGGTGAGAAttttaagatttaataaaGATGCTACGGATGAAGATATAGGATTAAAAATGATGAGAGAGACTGAAAACACAGTGAATAATAGCGATGTTCCCATGAGATTCCTAAAGACATCCGTAATGCccaaagaaaaattaagatcGAGTAACTCAAAGAAAGTAATCGAAGAGACTTTccatacgaaagaaaaaagcttACAATCTAATCAAAGCCATAATTCTAGTCTTCTTAAGTTTTCGGATAGTGTTttcgaaaaagataaatacaGCGATAAAATGTACCATGATACAAAGATGAAACTTCAACGATTAAATGAAGCTGGACAAACGATGAAAAGTCGCAGTGCAAatcgtttatataatattattgaaaagattgatagaattttatcaaattcatcAAAATCGTCAGGTGATATTGAATCCGGGAGGAATTTTACCCTCCTCCAACAATCAAGTGAGAGTAAAGTCTTAAcgtttttaaatgaaaacatagaaaaacagaagaagaaactgaaaaaaaatAAGTCTGCGTATTTAACTATCGAAGATCAATCCAGTTCTTATTTTGAATCAAATACAACAAGTAGTGACAAACTGAAAGTTGTcgaatgttatacgttacaaagtgaACGAACAAATGATCGAAATAGGAAGGAGAGATCGAGAAGCGCGAAGGAAATGAGAAACAGTAATATATCTAAGGATGACACAACGAAAACTTTTTCCGACAGCGCCACAAATTATCAGAAGATTAAAGTATATGACGAAATCACTAAAACTCTATtacaagaaaatatcgaacCGGATTTCGCTattgaaatggaagaaaataataaaaagtcaaTAACTTATAAGAGTAATCGTCTTAGAAAGGACGATTCCGATTCGACTGATAGTGCTGGAACATATATCATAGAAAAGAATGATGTAAAAGATAGCGATAAAGATTCGacgaaaatgtttgaaaatagaaatatagattTAAATGATACAGAAAACGATTCGAATATAAAAGATTCCAGAAGCGGTAGTTCAGTACTTAGCAATGCGACTTTTACTATTGAGAATGAAATCCCTATATCAACACCAAAGAGAAACG GACCTTGA